A part of Prevotella melaninogenica genomic DNA contains:
- a CDS encoding GNAT family N-acetyltransferase translates to MFEVKQYSQEQAREWNAFVEKSRQATFLFNRSYMDYHADRFHDASLMIYRKRQLYALLPANRLDDTLYSHQGLTYGGLLTKKQATAAEISEMLIRINAYLYHSGIQRVIYKPTPWIYHCYPAEEDLYALFNVCHAHLIARDISSTIPFDSRMKFTESRRSGIRKATRAGVTVRESKDIAAFWHILNDNLTNKYGAHPVHSLEELELLHGRFPKSIRLFMAYNDKGIAIGGTVVYEMPQVVHTQYISASKEGKESGALDLLFDYIINDIYAKHKGFFDFGKSTEEQGKFLNTSLIFQKEGFGGRGVCYDCYEWETSSIIE, encoded by the coding sequence AATGGAATGCGTTTGTTGAGAAATCTCGACAAGCAACATTTCTCTTTAATCGTTCTTACATGGATTATCATGCAGATCGTTTTCATGATGCTTCGCTGATGATTTATCGTAAGAGACAACTCTATGCACTCTTGCCAGCTAATCGTTTAGACGACACACTTTACTCTCATCAAGGATTAACTTATGGCGGACTTTTAACAAAGAAACAAGCTACCGCTGCTGAGATAAGCGAGATGCTGATAAGGATTAATGCATATCTTTACCACTCAGGTATACAAAGGGTTATATATAAACCTACTCCGTGGATTTATCATTGCTATCCAGCCGAAGAAGACCTCTATGCTCTTTTCAATGTATGTCATGCCCACTTAATTGCTCGTGACATATCAAGTACTATTCCTTTCGATTCACGTATGAAGTTTACGGAGAGTCGTCGAAGTGGAATTAGAAAGGCTACACGTGCCGGTGTAACAGTTCGCGAAAGCAAAGACATTGCTGCCTTTTGGCATATTCTCAATGACAATCTTACCAATAAGTATGGCGCTCACCCTGTACACTCGCTTGAAGAATTAGAACTCCTCCATGGTCGTTTCCCTAAGTCCATCCGACTTTTCATGGCATACAACGACAAAGGTATAGCAATTGGAGGTACAGTGGTTTATGAGATGCCACAAGTTGTACATACACAGTATATCTCCGCATCTAAAGAAGGTAAGGAGAGTGGAGCACTCGACCTCCTCTTTGATTATATCATCAATGATATTTACGCCAAACATAAAGGATTCTTTGACTTTGGTAAAAGCACAGAAGAGCAAGGAAAGTTTCTTAATACTTCTCTTATTTTCCAGAAAGAAGGCTTTGGAGGACGTGGGGTTTGCTACGACTGCTATGAGTGGGAGACAAGTTCTATAATTGAATAA
- a CDS encoding DegT/DnrJ/EryC1/StrS family aminotransferase, translating into MINYLSLQKITALHETEITTAVNQVLHSGWYLQGEHVSSFEKNYAQYIGTKYCITCGNGLDALCLILRAYTELGILKEGDEVIVPANTYIATILSITENRLTPILIEPDINTLEIDGQQIEQAITPRTRAIMLVHLYGRCAYTPFIGDICKRHNLLLFEDNAQAHGCFFGKKRTGSLGNAAAHSFYPGKNLGALGDAGAVTTDNEQLAQTIRCLANYGSARKYEFTFKGRNSRMDEIQAAVLNVKLPYLDKENQRRKQIAKAYFEGINNPNITLIKNNDRDNVYHIFPILCPSRNRLQQYLKDNGVETKIHYPIPPHQQKAYKEWEKIHYPITELIHQQELSLPCNPAMTDEEVYQVTNCINKYQ; encoded by the coding sequence ATGATTAATTATCTTTCACTTCAAAAGATAACAGCATTACACGAAACAGAGATTACAACTGCCGTTAATCAGGTACTACATTCTGGATGGTATCTACAGGGAGAACATGTATCATCATTTGAAAAGAATTATGCACAATACATTGGTACTAAATACTGCATAACCTGTGGAAACGGACTTGATGCGCTTTGCCTTATACTGCGCGCCTATACCGAATTAGGAATACTAAAAGAGGGAGATGAAGTCATTGTACCAGCCAACACTTATATAGCTACGATCCTTTCTATCACAGAGAATCGCCTCACTCCAATACTTATCGAACCAGACATCAACACTTTAGAAATTGATGGGCAACAGATTGAACAAGCTATCACACCTCGTACACGTGCTATCATGCTTGTACATCTCTATGGGCGATGCGCCTATACGCCATTTATCGGCGATATTTGCAAACGTCATAACCTCTTATTATTTGAAGATAACGCACAGGCGCATGGATGTTTTTTTGGTAAAAAACGTACAGGGAGTCTTGGAAATGCTGCAGCACATAGCTTTTATCCTGGTAAAAATCTCGGAGCATTAGGAGATGCTGGGGCTGTAACAACCGACAACGAACAATTGGCACAGACTATCCGTTGCCTTGCAAACTATGGTTCTGCCCGTAAATATGAGTTTACTTTCAAGGGAAGAAACAGCCGTATGGACGAGATACAAGCTGCTGTATTGAATGTGAAACTACCCTATCTTGATAAGGAAAATCAACGTAGAAAACAAATAGCAAAGGCTTATTTTGAGGGTATTAACAACCCAAATATTACACTTATAAAGAATAATGATAGGGACAATGTTTATCATATCTTTCCCATTCTCTGTCCATCTCGCAATCGCTTACAACAATATCTAAAAGATAATGGAGTTGAAACAAAGATTCACTACCCCATCCCACCACATCAGCAGAAAGCTTATAAAGAATGGGAAAAAATACACTATCCTATCACGGAGCTCATTCACCAG